From the Solanum lycopersicum chromosome 10, SLM_r2.1 genome, one window contains:
- the LOC101255040 gene encoding probable LRR receptor-like serine/threonine-protein kinase At1g06840 produces the protein MVRSTKAILVEGTTVAIKHAQQDSLQGEKEFYTEIELLSRLHHRNQVSLVGYCNEGIEQILVYEFMLNGSLHDLLSARYKEHMSLGTGLYIALGAVTGILYHHTEVDPPMIHCDIKANNILLESKFTAKVFDFGISRFAPLPDVETSGNVSTVVKGIPGYLDPEYFFTHKLTEKSDVYSLGIVFLELLTGMRPISWKEHRPGGGYLSSPISMDLDFALKGMPRYVDGNVPTTPPRICDRCSILGTKLIGERLVMK, from the exons ATGGTGAGGTCTACAAAGGCAATTTTGGTAGAGGGCACAACAGTGGCAATAAAACATGCACAGCAAGACTCATTACAGGGGGAAAAAGAGTTCTATACTGAGATAGAATTATTGTCACGTTTGCATCACCGAAATCAGGTTTCTTTGGTGGGATACTGTAATGAAGGAATTGAACAA ATATTGGTGTATGAGTTCATGCTAAATGGTTCCTTACATGATCTTCTCTCCG CTAGATATAAGGAACATATGAGTCTTGGAACTGGGTTATACATTGCTTTAGGTGCTGTCACGGGCATTCTCTACCACCATACTGAAGTTGATCCTCCAATGATCCATTGTGATATCAAGGCAAATAACATACTGCTGGAGTCCAAGTTCACCGCAAAAGTCTTTGATTTTGGAATCTCAAGGTTTGCACCATTACCTGATGTTGAAACGAGTGGAAATGTATCAACTGTTGTGAAAGGAATTCCT GGCTACCTTGATCCTGAGTACTTTTTTACTCACAAGTTAACAGAGAAAAGTGATGTTTATAGCCTTGGTATTGTATTTCTGGAGCTTTTAACAGGGATGCGACCTATTTCTTGGAAGGAACATCGTCCGGGAG GTGGTTATCTTTCTTCTCCT ATATCTATGGATCTCGACTTTGCTCTCAAAGGCATGCCCAGATATGTTGATGGCAATGTGCCTACCACTCCTCCCAGAATTTGCGATAGGTGCTCCATATTGGGGACCAAATTAATTGGAGAAAGGTTAGTAATGAAGTAG
- the LOC101257811 gene encoding protein FMP32, mitochondrial-like, which produces MAVARRVVQLGANCGIRLSKSQGINASKVSAALLIDRSQINAGSVNFYSSEPYKSSAANKFDYRQISQLAKPNGKRAFLVDTLALVRRLEARGVPSEQAEAITSAITEVLNDSLENVAHSFVSRAEMQKSEMIQEANLSKFKSEVQSSQEHHFSLLQRELEKLRNDIEKMRSELRYEVDKLTAGQRLDLNLERGRIRDELANQNAETTNLTNKLDREIHALRAQIEAAKYEVIKYCIGTLVSISAVGLAVLRLYT; this is translated from the exons ATGGCTGTTGCGAGACGTGTGGTTCAGTTAGGGGCTAATTGTGGGATTAGACTGTCTAAATCTCAAGGGATTAATGCATCTAAAGTTTCTGCTGCTTTGTTGATTGATAGATCACAAATCAACGCTGGTTCAGTTAATTTTTACAGTTCTGAGCCATATAAATCGTCTGCTGCTAACAAGTTTGATTATAGGCAAATCTCACAGCTTGCTAAACCTAATGGCAAGCGTGCGTTTCTTGTCGATACATTAGCTCTG GTTAGGAGATTAGAAGCACGAGGTGTACCATCAGAACAGGCGGAAGCAATAACATCTGCTATCACTGAAGTTTTGAATGACAGTTTGGAAAATGTAGCTCATTCTTTTGTTTCACGAGCTGAAATGCAGAAA TCTGAGATGATTCAAGAAGCCAACCTCTCCAAATTCAAGTCTGAAGTACAAAGTTCTCAG GAACATCATTTTTCTCTGCTGCAACGTGAACTTGAAAAGCTTCGGAATGACATTGAAAAAATGCGCAGTGAACTAAG GTATGAGGTTGACAAGCTTACTGCCGGCCAACGGTTGgatttaaatcttgaaagagG ACGCATTCGCGATGAGCTTGCCAATCAAAATGCAGAAACTACAAATCTTACAAATAAGCTTGATCGG GAAATTCATGCATTAAGGGCGCAAATTGAAGCTGCAAAATATGAAGTGATTAAATATTGTATAGGTACTCTTGTCTCTATATCGGCTGTTGGTCTTGCAGTGCTACGGTTATATACCTAA